The window AAGAATTAATGATAGGTGTATTTATAAGTAGTGTAATTTATATTATTAATATTTCATTACAAATACCTGCGTATTATAAGTATGGAGCAATTAAAGGAAGAATTATATCTTTCATACCTTTAATTGGATTTAGCCTATTTTATTTTATATTTAATAAATTAGATAATTACTTAATAAATATTTCTAAAATTTTCATAAATAGTAATATGTATTTTAATCTGATAACTATTATTACTTCAGTATTTTCAATAGTTATTATTATTATTTCTTTAAAAGTAAGCAATATCATTTATGATAGAAAAGAATAATCTACAACGAATAATGGAGGCAAAATTATGAAAAAAGATAAATTAGGAAAATTTTTGAGTATATTAGGGAAAATTATTGCATTAACATCTGTAGTATTATTTATGTTAAAAATGATACCTGCTAATGGTATAATTCAATGGAGTATGTTGTTAGTTGCAATTATACTTATATTTATAGGAAATAAATTTGAATAATATATGTACTTCGTAATTTTAAAGTGTTACCAGTAAATGTATGCAATCTTAGTTTATGGGGATTAAAAAGTCGGCAAAGCCGACTTTTTCTTTTCTGTCTTATTGTGAATTCTCTTGCTAATTCGTAAGCGCCAAATATTCCTGCGGATTTCCTGATCCTCAAGTTTTGCCTATAATTGTAGAGTCGAAAGATATTTAGACTATTTCACTACAATTATGGAGGATAGGTTATGGCAGGTACTCGCAAAGCCCGTGTTCCGATGGCGGAACAGATCAGGCTTATCAATGAATGCCGCCAGAGCGGCATGACAGATGCTGACTGGTGCCGTGAAAACGACATTGCAGTAAGCACCTTTTACAACTGGGTCAGCCGTTGCCGGAAAGCGGCAGCGGATCAGATCCCAGCAGCGAATTATGGTCATTCTCCGGTTCCCCGCCCGAAACAGGACGTGGTCCCCATTGACATTGTTCCGGATCACATCCCGGAACAGCATACAGCATCACAGATGCTAAACTCGCACCTTGACAATTCACATACGATCGAAGTTGCCATGAAGGATATCACAGTCCACATCAGCAATGATGCAGATCCGGTCCTGCTCACCAGGATATTCCGCCTGATTCAGGAGATCTCATGTTAGGGGATATCTCCGGACTTGAAAAGATCTACATTGTCTGCGGCTACACCGATATGCGGAAGTCCATTGACGGACTCTGTGCCGTTATCGAGGACCAGCTTAAGATGGATCCCTCGTCCAGTGCTCTCTTCCTTTTCTGCGGAAGAAGACGGGACAGGATCAAAGCCTTGTTCCGTGAACCGGACGGCTTCGTTCTGATCTATAAGCGGCTGTCTGTCCGCGGCGGCTATCAATGGCCCAGGAAGCAGTCGGAAGTCCGGAACCTTTCCTGGCGGGAGTTTGACTGG of the Luxibacter massiliensis genome contains:
- the tnpA gene encoding IS66 family insertion sequence element accessory protein TnpA, translating into MAGTRKARVPMAEQIRLINECRQSGMTDADWCRENDIAVSTFYNWVSRCRKAAADQIPAANYGHSPVPRPKQDVVPIDIVPDHIPEQHTASQMLNSHLDNSHTIEVAMKDITVHISNDADPVLLTRIFRLIQEISC
- the tnpB gene encoding IS66 family insertion sequence element accessory protein TnpB (TnpB, as the term is used for proteins encoded by IS66 family insertion elements, is considered an accessory protein, since TnpC, encoded by a neighboring gene, is a DDE family transposase.), which produces MLGDISGLEKIYIVCGYTDMRKSIDGLCAVIEDQLKMDPSSSALFLFCGRRRDRIKALFREPDGFVLIYKRLSVRGGYQWPRKQSEVRNLSWREFDWLMSGIDIDQPKALKAE